The Oncorhynchus nerka isolate Pitt River linkage group LG24, Oner_Uvic_2.0, whole genome shotgun sequence genome has a window encoding:
- the chga gene encoding chromogranin-A isoform X2, whose amino-acid sequence MIASGYFILTILVNRVLSLPVTPTYHEKEDVEVMKCIVEVLADVLSRPHRLAVSQECLNILRTDERLVSILRHRNFLKELQDIAVEDRSMLAALGGPGERSILSQKRGTGGEGEGEGEGEAENSAERDGESSRERNEIIRKGEEKKREMDETPDNRISDAMNKEGKEEGKDVDVIEKKEEEEGDEKEKEEDEEKRASSREDSEEAKTEGANMTLDKKGAESGEVTDVPEDKSEEENTAEENEEEVEEKRSALPLQDSAEAKKEWEEEEDEVKREVAGVNHLSRMSELARSLQTKKRAGEEEKLQEMKSLEVGGQHEVPHHSKEVVEEEVEEKRKVGEARKSPEVKELQMMARREPQERREGEEEEGSTSRKTEDPEIESLAAIESELESVAQKLHELRRG is encoded by the exons ATGATCGCGAGCGGATACTTCATTTTGACAATATTGGTTAATCGCG TTCTCTCATTGCCCGTGACTCCAACTTACCATGAGAAAGAGGATGTCGAG GTGATGAAATGCATCGTGGAGGTTCTCGCTGATGTGCTCTCGAGGCCACACCGTTTGGCTGTCAGTCAGGAGTGCCTGAACATACTAAGGACAG ATGAAAGGCTTGTGTCAATCCTCCGCCACCGCAACTTCCTCAAGGAGCTGCAGGACATTGCCGTTGAAG ATCGATCGATGTTGGCCGCTCTGGGGGGACCCGGCGAGAGGTCTATCCTGTCCCAGAAGAGGGGGaccggaggagagggagaaggggagggtgaaggagaggcggagaaCAGTGCGGAGAGGGACGGAGAGTCATCCCGTGAGAGGAACGAGATCATCAGAAAAGGCGAAGAGAAGAAGCGAGAAATGGACGAGACCCCTGACAACCGTATCTCAGATGCCATGAAcaaggaggggaaagaggagggaaagGATGTGGATGTGATTgaaaagaaagaagaagaagaaggggatgagaaggaaaaggaggaggatgaggagaagcGTGCAAGCTCAAGAGAAGACAGCGAGGAGGCTAAAACGGAGGGAGCTAACATGACTCTGGATAAGAAAG GGGCAGAGTCTGGTGAGGTGACGGATGTACCAGAAGATAAATCTGAGGAGGAGAATACTGCAGAGGAAAatgaagaggaggtagaggagaagaggtctGCGTTGCCTCTGCAAGACAGTGCCGAGGCAAAgaaggagtgggaggaggaggaggatgaggtgaaACGCGAGGTCGCCGGTGTTAATCACTTGAGCAGAATGAGTGAGCTAGCCCGGAGTTTGCAAACAAAGAAGAGGGCGGGAGAGGAAGAAAAGTTGCAGGAAATGAAGTCACTGGAGGTCGGAGGTCAACATGAAGTGCCCCATCACTCCAAGGAGGTGGTGGAAGAggaagtggaggagaagaggaaggtgGGAGAAGCACGGAAGAGCCCCGAAGTGAAGGAGCTCCAGATGATGGCACGCAGGGAAccgcaggagaggagagagggagaggaggaagaagggagcACCAGCAGGAAGACTGAG GACCCAGAGATTGAGAGTCTGGCGGCCATCGAGTCGGAGCTGGAGAGCGTTGCTCAGAAACTCCACGAGCTGAGACGAGGTTGA
- the chga gene encoding chromogranin-A isoform X1, with the protein MIASGYFILTILVNRVLSLPVTPTYHEKEDVEVMKCIVEVLADVLSRPHRLAVSQECLNILRTDERLVSILRHRNFLKELQDIAVEGANERAQQHVDITADHVTKKPQGPQGIDEAADRSMLAALGGPGERSILSQKRGTGGEGEGEGEGEAENSAERDGESSRERNEIIRKGEEKKREMDETPDNRISDAMNKEGKEEGKDVDVIEKKEEEEGDEKEKEEDEEKRASSREDSEEAKTEGANMTLDKKGAESGEVTDVPEDKSEEENTAEENEEEVEEKRSALPLQDSAEAKKEWEEEEDEVKREVAGVNHLSRMSELARSLQTKKRAGEEEKLQEMKSLEVGGQHEVPHHSKEVVEEEVEEKRKVGEARKSPEVKELQMMARREPQERREGEEEEGSTSRKTEDPEIESLAAIESELESVAQKLHELRRG; encoded by the exons ATGATCGCGAGCGGATACTTCATTTTGACAATATTGGTTAATCGCG TTCTCTCATTGCCCGTGACTCCAACTTACCATGAGAAAGAGGATGTCGAG GTGATGAAATGCATCGTGGAGGTTCTCGCTGATGTGCTCTCGAGGCCACACCGTTTGGCTGTCAGTCAGGAGTGCCTGAACATACTAAGGACAG ATGAAAGGCTTGTGTCAATCCTCCGCCACCGCAACTTCCTCAAGGAGCTGCAGGACATTGCCGTTGAAG GAGCCAATGAGAGAGCTCAGCAGCATGTTGACATCACGGCAGATCATGTGACTAAGAAACCACAGGGTCCTCAGGGTATAGATGAGGCTGCAG ATCGATCGATGTTGGCCGCTCTGGGGGGACCCGGCGAGAGGTCTATCCTGTCCCAGAAGAGGGGGaccggaggagagggagaaggggagggtgaaggagaggcggagaaCAGTGCGGAGAGGGACGGAGAGTCATCCCGTGAGAGGAACGAGATCATCAGAAAAGGCGAAGAGAAGAAGCGAGAAATGGACGAGACCCCTGACAACCGTATCTCAGATGCCATGAAcaaggaggggaaagaggagggaaagGATGTGGATGTGATTgaaaagaaagaagaagaagaaggggatgagaaggaaaaggaggaggatgaggagaagcGTGCAAGCTCAAGAGAAGACAGCGAGGAGGCTAAAACGGAGGGAGCTAACATGACTCTGGATAAGAAAG GGGCAGAGTCTGGTGAGGTGACGGATGTACCAGAAGATAAATCTGAGGAGGAGAATACTGCAGAGGAAAatgaagaggaggtagaggagaagaggtctGCGTTGCCTCTGCAAGACAGTGCCGAGGCAAAgaaggagtgggaggaggaggaggatgaggtgaaACGCGAGGTCGCCGGTGTTAATCACTTGAGCAGAATGAGTGAGCTAGCCCGGAGTTTGCAAACAAAGAAGAGGGCGGGAGAGGAAGAAAAGTTGCAGGAAATGAAGTCACTGGAGGTCGGAGGTCAACATGAAGTGCCCCATCACTCCAAGGAGGTGGTGGAAGAggaagtggaggagaagaggaaggtgGGAGAAGCACGGAAGAGCCCCGAAGTGAAGGAGCTCCAGATGATGGCACGCAGGGAAccgcaggagaggagagagggagaggaggaagaagggagcACCAGCAGGAAGACTGAG GACCCAGAGATTGAGAGTCTGGCGGCCATCGAGTCGGAGCTGGAGAGCGTTGCTCAGAAACTCCACGAGCTGAGACGAGGTTGA